The genomic stretch aaagagttccatttggtaaaaagggtttttcacgtgaaaaccagagaagcgacagaaagtggaaaagggcaaagaggaagagcaagagagcaagggttgaagaagggaaaagcttgaagctaaaggattgccggattaactcaggtaaggggggtttatcgtcgtttaatgggtattatgggttaacatgtaatgggtagtaataagccattgatttgaccctaatttggatgatgaatgttgcaaattgtgatgaccaaattacgttaaaaactgtgattgaatctatgtttggatgagttgtgattttctggacgtgtagctttttacggaattgaaatcggaggtccggaagtcctccgacggcggaaaatgcgggggattctgcattctgttcgtgttagcgcaggaacagctttctgtcttgcgttaaccggttaacccagggtgttaaccggttaacactgttatgataattaaaagaatttatttctgttctgcgttaaccggttaacccagggtgttaaccggttaacactgttatgaattatgagaaattgttgtctgtcttgcgttaaccggttaacccagggagttaaccggttaacactgttaaaatgtgccaggaagcgtgttctgtgttgcgttaaccggttaacccagggcgttaaccggttaacactgttggaaaagtggaaatttgatatttaaatattgtggacatatttgatgattggcctatattggtgtatgatatagtagggatcatttcccgttgttttgagcagtataggtattagtagagtgtgctaatactgtgatttattatttagcatgatatgaatatgattctgtgataaatatgctgataatgtatgatggtatgcataatgctgtgaatgtatctgttatgtatgcaattgtgaatggactgtttatggcttagagtgtgagcatatgtccattgcggattgttgttgatgttgcatgctaggtgatttagcgtgcatagtatggccttgatggtggtagctaattcccatggtgaggaattagtgagtgagttattgtggattgttgttgatgtttgcatgctaggtgatttagcgtgcatagcatagcccttggggtggtagctaattcccatggtgaggaattagtgatgtgagtcactaggtctcaaatgagtgggactagtgagcttggtagccgtatctggatttgattggtgaggttgaactatgtgttcacgaatagtcggtaccgcatgcatggagtctcattgcataatatatgtatggtgtataatatgaatggatgtattccaatattatacgtgtgttttgtgttgggttgagtatgattataattatgagttgatgttgccgttgctaaatgtgtgatatgattagggtgatgaaatgtgttaatttacttagcattacatgatattttataatgcttattatatcgattgaggaactcacccttacaactatgtttcaggtaacgagcagtgattgagtagaagctagtgcttggagtctagtgtagttccttagtgggtcatgctctggtagatgtaacatcgggacgggatgttttacttgttttcaattgtggttgttgaacagttttacatgtaatgtgattacatggtttgcatgattgattagatctctatccgctgcgaaatgtgcaatgttttattttgattaataaatgagcatgacaaactattttggtgaatggtgtgaagtgtcaagtgtgacacccttaaattgcatatctactctgatttatgttttgttgaattaattgattattggggtattttagaagggtgttacactttACATTCACAGATTATTAATTGACGCCAACTTTGGAAGAGTATTCATGTATTCTGGGAATTCCCATCAAACTTCAAGTTCCTTTCCATGCGTCTATAGAGGTCCCTGATTCTGAACATATTGATGTTGCCCTTTATTTGAGCAAATCTATGGTGGATGCTAATCTCAAAACAAAAGGAGGACTCATGGGTTTCATCTAAGCTTCCTTTTGACCACTCTGGATGCTTTGGATAAAGATGAATATTGGAAGGTTTTCAAAACTATTTTGGCATGCAGTACCTATGGAATTGTCTTGTTTCTGAACATGGTTGATTTTATTGATATGAACGCCATTCACATCTTCATGATGAGGAACCATGTACCAACACTTATGGGAGATGTTTACCATTCCATTCATTCcagaaatcacaagaaaagagGTGGTTTAGTATGGTGTTGTGCTCCTCTTTTGTATCATTGGTTCCGAAGTCATCTCCCTTGCAAAGGAGCGTTTGCAGATAACGAGGAAACCTCGAAATGGTCCAAGAGATTGATGGGACTTACTTCTAACGACCTGGTGTGGTACAACTTGAGGTTGGATATAATGGAAAGGTCTGAGGTGATTGTGAGTTGTGGAGAATTTCCTAATGTACTACTCATGGGCATTAGGGGAGGCATAAACTACAATCATGTGTTATCTCAAAGACAATTGGGCTATGCTTTGAAAGGACCTCTAAAGGATAAAAGCATACAAGAATCATTGTTCTACAATGTCAATAATGATGTTGAGATGATGAAGAAGGCTGCTAAAGCTTGGAACCATATCTCATGCAAAGGAAAGGAATTATTTGGCAAGAAAGATTATGTTGCTTACCCTCCTTATGCCGACTGGATTAAAGAGAGGGTTCAAACTGTCTTGTTTCCTTTTCCAATGGAAAATCCATTATATCCTCAAGAGCCAGATCACTCTAATTTTGTGCCCAGAGAATACTTCAATCATACTTTTCTTTCGAATAAGAACTTGAAGCAGGAAAAGGAATATTTGGGTATGCAAGTTTTCAGCTTTAGGCAAGAAACGATGGATTTGGCTCACAAACTTAGAGAAAGGGATGAATTGCTTCACAAATATGGTCTAGTTGTGGATGGGAGAGTCAGGAAGAAGACTAAAATTAACAGAGTTAGTAGGGATCCTTATATAGTTATTGAAGAACAAAAGAGGGCTCTTGAAGAGGTTGAAGAAGAAATCAAGCAAAAGCATCGAGAGTATGAGTCACTCAGAGTCAACAAAGCCAAGATGGAGAAGAGGTACAAGGACAAGATTAAAAGACCGGAGAAGCAATTGTAGGATAAAAATGCTCAATTTGAAGAGGAAAATACTCAGAGGAAAGGGGTGGAAATTCAGCTTAAAGGAGCCACATTAATCTGGAGAAAGTTGCGGGGGAGATTGCAAGCCTTAAAGCTTagttgagagagagagagagagatgacGCTCCCTTACAAATCCAACTCCCAGAATGCAACGAATGTGAGAAGTTGATTGATTGATGTAGGTACTTGGATGGTATGATTTCTCGGAAAGATGTGGTTATCCAAAACCTTGTCCAAAAGCGCAATCAGGAAGGAACAAAGAAGATGTTTGAAGAGTCCAAAGCTTGGAGTCTAAAGTATCTCAAGAGTGGAGGTCATCTAACCTATATGGATTGGAAGATATAATTTGGTCTTTTTTTTCATGTATTAAATCACCGTCAGGATTGTTGATGGGATCTTTTGATTCGCATTATTTCTTAAATTATTTACTTATTCCTTTTTGTAAGACCTATTTGTACTACTCTGGTTTGCTAAACAGATGTTCAGTTTATCCAAGTGTTCATTATGTATCTTCTATTACTTTTAGCTTATATAACTTGAATCAAAAGTCTAAGACCCTAAAAATACATAAACATGTCATTTCATGCATTGtattcattcatgcattcatactGCATTCATAATAAGTTCTCTGGTCAGACTTCGCTTACTGACTCTGCTCTTCTTAGCAGGGATTGCAAATCCAGTCATTCACTGTTACGCCACATGAAACAACCAAGGACGTCAGATGGATCAAGTTCAGGATAACATTGAGGAGATGAGGAACCAAATGGATACTAGGATGGCACAGTTCGTGGATGCCATTACCAAGGTAACTCGTAATCAGGAAGAATTGGGGGCTCTTGTGGAGAGTGCTCGTGTTGAGAATGAACAACCTGAGTTGATATTCAAATATGTTTCTGTGGGGTAGCCTCGTCCTAATATTGCTATGAATTTTGTTGGGATGAACTTTAATGATCAACATGTTAATGGTTATCATGCTCATAACCAGGGTCTGAATGGAAATTTTCCACCACCTCCACCACCACTGTACAATCATGGGTCACCATATCTCATTGTTGGGGACATGCAGGGATATCCCAAGTTAAAGGGAAACCTCAAATACAGGATTTGGAAATGGATCGTAACGAAGATATGTATTCAATACATAACAGTGACATAAGTGTTCATGCTGATGATAGGAAATACCGTCTGttggaagaaaggttgaagaCCGAAGAAGGACAAGGTGTTTTAGGGATGGATGTTACTGACCTGGGACTGGTGCCAGGGTAAGGGTTCCACCAAAGGTCAAGGTTCTTGTCTTTGACAAATATACTGGTACAACATGCCCAAAGACATATGTCAGAGCTTATTACCACAAGATGTCTGCTTATTCTGAAGATGAGAGGTTGTTAATGcatttcttccaggatagcctaaCTGTGGCATGTTTGGAATGGTATATGCATCTAGAAAAAACATACATCAAAAACTGGAGAGATTTGGTGGAAGCGTTCGTGAAACACTACCAATACAATATTGACATGGCACCAAATAGGACCCAATTACAAAGTCTAACCCAGGGACCgaatgagtcattcaaggaatacgctcAGAAATGGCATGAACTAGCTGCTAGAGATCAACCTCCGTTTATGGATAGAGAACTGGTTTACATGTTCATAGGTACCTTGCAAGGTCCTTACTACGACAGAATGGTGTAATGGCTGGAGAGAGAATTGACGTCGGTCTCAAGATGGGTAAAATACAGTCAGCCATTACTGGGAGTTCTGCAGGTGGAGTTAATAAGAAGTCGTTCAGTGGTTACCCTAAGAAGAAGGAGGGTGAACTAAGCGCTTCTTATATTTAGAGGGGCAAAGGTAGACAACAGTACCAACCACAACTTCCACAACACTATCGACATCAACAAAATTATCAACATCAACATCACCATCCACGTCAATAACAACAGGTGAATGTCGTGGCCATTTCGGTCACCGCAACTTCTCAGCAACAAtaaccacaacatcaacaacaataataacagAAACCCGCTCCTCGTCGCAATTGCAATTAGCTAAGACAACCTAGGATCAAGAAAGTGTTTGATCCGCTCCCTATGACTTATTCTCAAGTACTCTAACATTTATTACAATTGAAGTTGGTTAATTTAAGAGGCATGCCACCTCCTCTTGAGAGGCTCCCTTCCGGGTAAATCCTAATGCTCATTGTGAATTTCATTTTGGTGGTATAGGCCATGATATGGGGAATTGTTGGGCCCTTAAATACAAAGTGCAAGAATTATTGGACCAACGCCATTCAGTTCACCGCAAACAATGGGCCTAATGTTATTCCAAATCTGATGCTGGCTCATGGCGGACCTACCGTTAATATGATAGAAGAGGGAGAGAGTTTGAATTTAATCATGGATGTAAATCTGTTGTCTACTCCTTTGACATATGTTAAGAGTTACCTGATCCAAAATGGTGTTTTTCCGGGTTGTTCCCCAGATTGTTGTGAATGCCAGAATCAGCCCAAGGGATGTGTTAGTCTGAAGATTGGGATTTAGAGTTTGATCAATGAAGGTATTTTGTAGTGCGATAAGATCTTGAAGGGCGAGAAAGTTATAGAGAAAGAGGTGGCAGTGGTTTCCATTCCATATACTCCTGCAAATATTCTGGCATCTACATCTTTGACAATCACGTTGCCTGGTCCTATCCTTTACTCCCGCGAGAATGTTATACCTTGGCATTATGGGTCAGATGTCTATTACCATGGAGTTAATCAAGAAGGGAGGCGATCCGAAGACAGACCAAGCGGAGACGCATGTTTGAATGTTGACAACTCTTTCGGTATAGGAAGAATTACCCGAAGTGGTAGGATGTATTCTCCACAAAATGTCCAAGATAATGCTGACG from Lathyrus oleraceus cultivar Zhongwan6 chromosome 7, CAAS_Psat_ZW6_1.0, whole genome shotgun sequence encodes the following:
- the LOC127104515 gene encoding uncharacterized protein LOC127104515; this translates as MVDFIDMNAIHIFMMRNHVPTLMGDVYHSIHSRNHKKRGGLVWCCAPLLYHWFRSHLPCKGAFADNEETSKWSKRLMGLTSNDLVWYNLRLDIMERSEVIVSCGEFPNVLLMGIRGGINYNHVLSQRQLGYALKGPLKDKSIQESLFYNVNNDVEMMKKAAKAWNHISCKGKELFGKKDYVAYPPYADWIKERVQTVLFPFPMENPLYPQEPDHSNFVPREYFNHTFLSNKNLKQEKEYLGMQVFSFRQETMDLAHKLRERDELLHKYGLVVDGRVRKKTKINRVSRDPYIVIEEQKRALEEVEEEIKQKHREYESLRVNKAKMEKRYKDKIKRPEKQL